One Scomber scombrus chromosome 1, fScoSco1.1, whole genome shotgun sequence DNA segment encodes these proteins:
- the LOC133999966 gene encoding cortexin domain-containing 1 protein-like — protein sequence MEVEGTAEPAFVDVDQGLTLACIAFLCLLLVAMIIRCAKVIMDPYSAIPTSTWEEQHLDD from the coding sequence ATGGAGGTGGAGGGCACAGCGGAGCCAGCCTTTGTGGACGTGGACCAGGGTTTGACTCTGGCCTGCATCGCCTTCCTCTGCCTGCTGCTTGTGGCCATGATCATCCGCTGTGCCAAGGTCATCATGGACCCCTACAGCGCTATCCCCACCTCCACATGGGAGGAACAGCACCTGGACGACTGA